Proteins encoded together in one Rhizobium bangladeshense window:
- the htpX gene encoding zinc metalloprotease HtpX encodes MNLVRTAMLLAFMTALFMFVGFLIGGRGGMMIAFVIAAGMNFFSYWNSDRMVLAAYRAQQIDERNAPEFFAIVRDLARNAGLPMPKVYLYDSPQPNAFATGRNPENAAVAASTGLLAALSPEEVAGVMAHELAHIQNRDTLTMTITATLAGAISMLGNFAFFFGGNRENNNPLGFIGVLVAMIVAPLAAMLVQMAISRTREYSADRRGAEICGNPLWLASALGKIARGAAHVPNEDAERNPATAHMFIINPLSGERMDNLFSTHPNTENRIAALHEMAQSGMNVSTGPVRTANPSRKSRSVPNTGRGGSQPPKGPWS; translated from the coding sequence ATGAACCTCGTTCGCACTGCCATGTTGCTTGCCTTCATGACGGCGCTTTTCATGTTCGTCGGTTTTCTGATCGGCGGTCGAGGCGGCATGATGATCGCATTCGTCATTGCCGCCGGCATGAATTTCTTCTCCTATTGGAACTCTGATCGGATGGTGCTTGCGGCCTATCGCGCGCAGCAGATCGATGAGCGAAATGCGCCGGAATTCTTTGCGATCGTGCGCGATCTCGCCCGCAATGCCGGCCTGCCGATGCCGAAGGTCTATCTCTACGACAGCCCGCAGCCGAATGCTTTCGCCACCGGCCGCAACCCCGAAAATGCGGCCGTTGCCGCCTCGACCGGCCTGCTCGCTGCCTTGTCTCCCGAGGAGGTGGCAGGCGTGATGGCGCATGAGCTCGCTCATATCCAGAACCGCGACACGCTGACCATGACGATCACGGCAACGCTTGCCGGCGCGATCTCGATGCTCGGCAACTTCGCCTTCTTCTTCGGCGGCAACCGCGAGAACAATAATCCGCTCGGCTTTATCGGCGTCCTTGTCGCGATGATCGTAGCACCGCTCGCCGCCATGCTGGTGCAGATGGCGATCAGCCGCACGCGCGAATATTCGGCTGACCGCCGCGGCGCCGAAATCTGCGGCAACCCGCTCTGGCTCGCTTCCGCACTCGGAAAGATTGCTCGCGGTGCGGCCCATGTGCCGAATGAGGATGCCGAGCGCAATCCAGCGACGGCCCATATGTTCATCATCAATCCGCTTTCCGGCGAACGCATGGACAATCTGTTTTCCACCCATCCGAACACGGAAAACCGTATTGCTGCGCTCCATGAGATGGCGCAAAGCGGCATGAATGTCTCGACGGGACCGGTGCGTACTGCTAATCCGTCGCGCAAATCGCGCTCTGTTCCGAATACGGGTCGCGGTGGTTCGCAACCGCCAAAAGGTCCGTGGTCTTGA
- a CDS encoding RsmB/NOP family class I SAM-dependent RNA methyltransferase: MVLNSDGTTKPFRNQKSSAGRSALAKPGLQARAAAAKILAAVVDRKLPLDGALDHEHGNPAYKALGESDRALVRAILNTTLRHLPRIDAAIDSLLESPLPEGARALHHVLAIGAAQILYLDVPDHSAVDLAVEQANQDPRNRRFAKLVNAVLRRLGREKDEVLVRIEKVPPMPTWFLSRLEKAYGRDAALAISQSQLEPAAIDLTVKADAEAWAKRLNGVALPTGGVRLAAFEGGIPSLEGFDEGAWWVQDAAASIPARLFGNLSGKRAADLCAAPGGKTAQLILAGGVVTALDQSESRLRRLRSNLDRLGLEADTVATDLTTFRPTEGFDAILLDAPCSSTGTTRRHPDVLWTKGPDDIARLAALQERLLRHALTLLKPGGTLVFSNCSLDPAEGEEVVARVLSDADAIERVPISAGDWPGLEAAITPLGEFRTLPTMLKMPEGIASGLDGFYAAVLRRAA, encoded by the coding sequence GTGGTCTTGAATTCAGACGGAACGACAAAGCCATTCCGCAACCAGAAATCCTCCGCCGGCCGGTCGGCGCTAGCCAAGCCCGGCCTGCAGGCCCGGGCGGCGGCCGCAAAGATTCTGGCCGCCGTCGTCGACCGCAAGCTGCCGCTCGACGGCGCTCTCGATCATGAACATGGCAATCCGGCCTATAAGGCCCTTGGCGAAAGTGATCGGGCGCTTGTGCGTGCCATTTTGAACACGACGCTGCGCCATCTGCCGCGCATTGACGCCGCAATTGACTCGCTGCTGGAATCGCCGTTGCCGGAGGGGGCGCGGGCCTTGCACCATGTTCTGGCAATCGGGGCTGCGCAGATCCTCTATCTCGACGTGCCGGATCATTCCGCGGTCGATCTTGCCGTCGAGCAGGCCAACCAGGATCCTCGCAATCGCCGCTTCGCAAAGCTGGTCAACGCCGTGCTGCGCCGGCTCGGCCGCGAAAAGGACGAGGTGCTGGTGCGGATCGAAAAGGTTCCGCCGATGCCAACCTGGTTCCTCTCAAGGCTGGAAAAGGCCTATGGGCGCGACGCGGCGCTGGCGATCTCGCAATCGCAGCTCGAACCCGCGGCGATCGATTTGACCGTCAAAGCCGACGCAGAAGCCTGGGCGAAGAGGCTGAACGGCGTTGCCCTGCCCACGGGCGGCGTGCGGCTTGCCGCCTTTGAAGGCGGTATTCCTTCACTCGAGGGCTTCGACGAGGGTGCGTGGTGGGTGCAGGATGCGGCGGCAAGCATTCCGGCCAGGCTTTTCGGCAATCTCTCGGGCAAACGTGCTGCCGACCTCTGTGCTGCGCCCGGCGGAAAGACAGCCCAACTCATCCTTGCCGGCGGCGTGGTGACCGCACTCGATCAGTCGGAAAGCCGGCTAAGACGGCTGCGGTCGAATCTTGACCGGCTAGGCCTCGAGGCGGACACGGTTGCGACAGACCTGACGACATTCAGGCCGACGGAAGGCTTCGATGCGATCCTGCTCGACGCCCCCTGCTCTTCCACCGGCACGACACGTCGGCACCCCGACGTGCTGTGGACCAAGGGGCCGGATGATATAGCCAGGCTGGCGGCGCTGCAGGAGCGGCTGCTGCGTCATGCGCTGACGCTGCTGAAGCCAGGCGGCACGCTGGTATTTTCGAACTGCTCGCTCGATCCCGCCGAGGGTGAGGAAGTCGTTGCCCGCGTTCTTTCCGATGCGGACGCAATCGAGCGTGTGCCGATCAGCGCTGGCGACTGGCCAGGTCTCGAAGCGGCGATCACGCCGCTCGGCGAATTCCGCACGCTTCCAACCATGCTGAAAATGCCTGAAGGCATCGCCTCCGGCCTCGACGGCTTCTACGCGGCGGTGCTGCGGCGAGCGGCCTGA
- a CDS encoding DUF1674 domain-containing protein, which translates to MQEADNDNSQTPTVEGSEPPRKVLSPAARRALAEAEERRMNQKPLDLPPEIGGRGGAEPARFGDYEINGRAIDF; encoded by the coding sequence ATGCAGGAAGCCGATAACGACAATAGCCAAACGCCGACGGTGGAGGGATCGGAGCCGCCGCGCAAGGTACTGTCTCCGGCCGCCCGACGTGCGCTTGCCGAGGCTGAAGAAAGACGCATGAATCAGAAGCCGCTGGATCTGCCACCCGAGATCGGCGGCCGCGGCGGCGCCGAGCCCGCCCGCTTCGGGGATTACGAGATCAACGGCCGGGCAATCGATTTTTAA